The Silene latifolia isolate original U9 population chromosome X, ASM4854445v1, whole genome shotgun sequence genome contains the following window.
GTTGACCCGAGAAGCTGAGGATGGTAATGAGTGGAGTATGGATGAGAAAAGTAGTAGGTAAAATAAATTATTCGTCATGTTTATGAGCTCCATGTATGAATTTTAGGTAATGGAGCGAGAAAATTGAAGGACGTGAAAATAAATACTCGTACTAGATTATTATTTGTTGGTTGAGTAAGAGAGGTTTGCTAATAGTGATTTATATACTAAATCAATGGACTATGCTTGAATCTATCATTTCTAGGTTTGTATTGTTATTTTCTTCGATTTTGACCTTGTTTTAGCATTTTCCTGATTTTTTAGTATCTATTTATAGAATGTATCGAAATAAAAACTATTTGTATATACATGCAATTGAACATTTTCAGTTAATAAATCGAGTGTTATTTGAAAAAAAGGAACAAAATAGCCTCTACATATTTCCTTGAAATGGGATACAATCAAATGTATTGCAAGATGTGTAACAAGATAATATGATATAGTACTAAAACAGTAAGTCTCAGTTTAGATATTAttttatccgtcttaagtttaagactgGTTAATTACATACCacttatatatataaaaatacatAGAGAAAAGCAATATGTTTATCTTATATAAACAAGTAATATgtaatctataaaatattattaaaaggctagcctataAATgacacgtagacaatgccacatgggatgaaaaaaagccacgtacacaataacaatgtgacttggcaaactaatatgacatgcattatcaatttattattatattgcattaatttaatttacttatttcctttaaaaatacatccatattccattagctttaaacttaattgactaaaaaaaactacaataagaaaatacgcattaactataagttgataatttcaagaaatttcatatggattagtattatatgtatttgaaataaaaaaactgaatacataagaaattaagaacgaagaagaataaatgacgttgaaaacaaaaaaaaattgtattgtcagatttgtcactaattcactactttGTTTTTTTGAAAGGCACcaattcactattgttgttattataactttgttgtatatagaagatgttttacattactaattaatcaacaaatgagtattaaatatcatataaaatattttcttaggaaaatataaaataaatggaaaagaaaatatttatttaatttaagtaatttacaaacaaattctgtaaatacttaaataaaattaaacactaataatagaattttaaaagggtagtaatatcgtgtatttagttcatgaaattatttcacgtaaaggataaggttttggaaaacataaaatatatgaaaaagaaaatctttatttaatttaaataatttacaaacaaattctgtaaatacataagtaaattaaacactaataatagaattttaaaagtgTAGTAATACCATGTACTTAGTTCATGAAATTTTATCACGAAAAGGAtaatttaaatgagaccttctccattccacttttattatttaattatcctttaaaatttattccaaattaattgttttttcaaaatttagtatgataaatgacttaactattagtatctatacaatataataaaaaggcaagatgggtatgatggggcatattctgcacccgctgaccgagtcaacatattgagcaaggtcaaagataaaagacagcaagtcaacgtattagacagcctagccgatgcaacctgtcggcctgtcacttgggtcccggctaggacaactagccagccgggatacatatccgcgtactcatatccaagacccctcggccggcctgccatgggtccatcggccgagggtagaacggtctttccacctgctagccacttggccactacgtgacaaaaggtgaaagtctataaatactcctcaaccctcattgaggaaagaaTCAAAAATATAACCCAAAACCactcataatctggtataaactctcttatctctctacaacatactttgccaagtatcacacaacttaatccctttaagtttactgacttgagcgtcggagtgagtacgctcggtgccaagccgagccctcagtttgttcattgtttcaggagaggccgaaaggaagagtcaagcaaagtcatcgttcaacaagcttacgtggtaacaacactgctccgtaatcacacccAGAACAGGgtagtttattatttgacgtgtgtcatgttaagcaattttaagtgccacattttatgttatttttctttgcattttatcaatctatctatctatacaatatagttaaaagcctacttaaagcatttaattttaatccacgtgtaatttttctattggttaataataattcaattatattaattacataattatctaactaaaagtagagctggcaaataatgacacgacacgaaaacccgacacgaacccgacacgaaattaacgggtctgggttgaggctcaatgacccatttatgtaagtgggtcgaaacgaacacgacacgatatttaattgggtcgggtttgggttgagctctctaaacacgaacccgacacgaatgacctgtttaataaattaacccacttaaactttccaaatattgacatgacacgaaaacacgacccgaacccgacacgatattagcgggttagggttgaggcttgatgacccatttatgtaagtgggtcgacacaaacacgacacgagatttaaacgggtcgggtttgggttgaagggtttctggcccgtttacatgtgacacgaacacgaacccgacacgacccggtctgtttgccaggtctaactaaaagtaagtaattatctaactaaaaAGTAAACTCTAAATACCATATGTTACATgcttataaaatacaaacaaaataaaaaatattagtggcaaacacaaaaaacaaattaatacaaactctttattttcctcccataaatttgatattaatctacctattcatgatttaccttttttttcttttatttaatagatggtctttttatttttcctaacaattattatactttgtatttatttcaccataaTTTTTTTATCTCCCCTTTAGTTCACAcaacattcttcttctctcaaataaattatggaaattaattagataattaattacaaaaaatttcttatataaatatacaacaatcctatttttcatttttatccaaaaagttggtaggtaaagtatgcatatataaccaattgaattatttaacttttttattcttattatgttttgaattaataaatagttagaatcttatttaattattatttttgtgtttgtattaaaatTGCAGGAGAATGATATACTCACGTATCAAAAACATTGCATGAAATATGGAAATAATGGTTATGAAACTTCTTTGCAATCATCTTTTGACTTGAAtatattttttattttcattgagttttcctttttttattattattatgatgtatGCGCAATATCAAATTGTAGTATGAATCTCTAATTATTAGTTTTCCGTATACTCTTCAACTTGTATTTTGTCAATCAGGTTATAAATCAAATATCTTAGTTGACAAACAGATTATAAATCAAATGTCTTAATGGAAGTGTTGAAGTTATATGCTCCAAGGATATAAATCGGATCTTTTAATGCGGATCAAGGTAAATATTTTGCATGGTTTTTGATTGAAATATGATGATCATTCTCCAATCCATTGTTCCATTTTGAATGCTTTCAaacctttaaatcattttttttgttttccatcaaatattttcttctagCACTCTCAATATTTCTTCGAGAAATGTTTACTTTTTTGTTTTCTCATAATCAATTGTTACGAATATTTTCTAATTATCACCTCACTTCTCTTTTTTTGTCCATTTTTATATTATCACCCTTTTTCTTTAATTTCTACTTTGGGAAGTACTTTTTACCAAATGTTtcttataactttttttttaaaattacaaaataatgtcatcgtttaagggtaaaattctcacattactccaccaattgcaaactttttccttttattttcaattggtttttatcttttcttaatcttaattattgcaCACAAGCAAATGAGGTGATAATTAAAAAAATGGAAGAAGTATAATAATACAAATTGTGTATCCTTATTTCTTTGAAATTCATTGGGATAGGCGTTAAAGCTCCTCACATAAAGGTTCACCAACAACAAAAGATATAGAGATGACTCTAATTGACAAGAGATATAGTAATGAAACTAGAATGATGTCCATTGTTTAACAAATACATTTTCTCATGTATCCTCTCAAAAATTGTtcacataaaatttatttttaaaattattgaATGAGTATTTAGTCTACAAATTTATTTGTATAAGTCACATGTCATCAACTCCTTGCTAATAGTTTAAGTATATCACTTAGGTCTTTCGTTATACAAAAatcatttcaataatatttttcCCAATACGTTGGAAATCAATTGAATTTACAAGGACGATATTGCAAGACCGACGAATCGACAAGAattgtaaatgtattatttgttaaaagtttaacaaactccattgcatttaagaaaataaacttgtaattttaacctaattagtaagataaacataagttgTATTTTAACATAGCGCTTTCTGCGCATTATTCATATCGTCTCTAATTGACTAAAGGCAATATGTAAAAAATTCAGTTATAAAATATCATTACCAtccattcatttatatattttacatatttactttattttatatttctttTTTTCATTAGAATATGTTAGGTAATAAGGAATAGAATTAGATGTCCAAGTGTCCAACATTTTGTTTCTTTGTCGGATAAAAATAGGACCAAGGTTCTTCGAACGcaccaaaacaacactaaaaacaatatatcaagtactagAATACCAAAAGTCGTCAATGTTGAATGAACTGAATAACCACCGTGACAAAGCTAAGCGCCCTCGAAATCCAGAGACAATCTAAACACCGTAAAAAAAGCAGAGAACAAAAACAGAAAAGGGGCCGACAATAATTAACACAGCAAGACAACAATCAGTAAAAGGACAAAGACAATGAGGACCGTagcaaaataagagtagtttgCAAAGTTAATATTCCACTGTTTGAATGCAATTTTACGTTTTCCCATAATTTGTGTTGACTTTGCTTATAGGCTTTGAGAATAAGTTGTTTAAAGTGCTCTGATGAAACACAAGACACTACAATTTTCCATTTAATTTATATGCAATACCAGCCTTCGAAATCAGATAATGGACATTcgtatgttctttaatttatatGCAATATTCGTATGAACTCTGACAGGGCCATCTTTATTGTCTTGTTTAGGTATCCTACCAACATATCTCTAAGATAATAAGCACGAAGGCAAACAAGCCGAATAACGCATTCATGAACGATACcgcaaaaataaaagaacaaaaacaatcaaacccgtgattctcacgggtcacaaaactagttgtaATCTTAAAACAGATAGTGTCGTCTTTACGTCTTAAATGAAAATTCGTGATATTAAAAGGTTGATCTTAATAGTCAACAAAAAAATAGATTATTAAGCCAAATATACATAAAGGAAAAACATAATAAGACAAGACAGCAAAACTGGGAGGATAAATGAAAATTTTGATATATTAATTAATACGCAATgaaatacaatataataaaaattTTAATATGCCTTCTTGGAGGACAAGCACAAGCTAAAGACTTCTTAATtatgaaaatacaattaaaacaccACATCAACTAATTAATGACCATACAAAGAATTTAAACAACTTGAATCGAACAACTCTACGAtaagaccgtcttaagacgacaTTAGTCCGGTAATAATGTCCTTGTTACAAGGCCGAAGAGTAGAGGAATAGCTATAAAACCGAAAAGGTCCACTCGGATCGCCATTAATCTTGGACACCCGTTTAGCTTTACGTAACATGTTCATGTCCTCCAAGCAATAACTATAAACATGTCTTCCAGCAGCCATTATCAATTTCTTCTCGATAATTGCAAAACTCGGCCGCCATGAAACAAAACCTTCGATACCTAAATCATCTACTCTACTCTTGTTCATTATAGACGTCTCGCGCCATATTAATTTATCACGGTCCATATGACCAATATCGAGGGTCCATATTGAAATTATTTCGGAATATTTGATTTTTACCAAACAAATACTCCGAAAACACGAGTGATCCATGTCACTTTTCTCCCATCCGAATATACCGATGCTTGTATGAATAATATCATCGTCTTGTGCTTCATTGGGCAAGGGCAAAATCCTCGACGTACCATGTTGGATGTCATAGTGAAGCAAGTAACTTGCATCTGATAGTAAGTAGAGGCCGTCAGTACAATGGACGGGATTTTGAAAGTCCACGTTTCCGGGACCAATAAAAAGGTTTTCCCTCTTCAATTCCCAATTACCGTGTTTTAGGACGTATACATTGCGGTAATTAGACCATGTTGGGGTATGATAAAATAGTAATAAGGTATAATCCATGGGAAATTTACTCGGTTTTTCCGAGTAATTTTTTCCACATATAAAAACCATGCAAGCAATACTTGCATCAATTCCAACCTCCGTATCTTCAACCATTATGTCTTTACTAGGCGGCTGAATATACGCGATACTTCTTGTTGCAGGGTTACACAAGAAGAATTTCATAGGTTTCTGAAAATTATACGTTTGGCATAAAAGTATACCGTTGCTAGAAGCAATGACGCGACTATTATCCTTCAAATCGTTGAATTCTTTCGAAGGAATCATAGACGAAATTCTATCCCTGGAAGCTTGATCGTGATCCGGATCACCCAATGTGCAAACTCGTAAGTATTGAGCCTTACTATGTGGGTTAGAATCATCTTGTGTGAGGATGTATTCTACCGGTTTTATTTCAGAATTTCGACATTGTTTTTCAACAAATCGACTTTCTGATAGAAATTCTGAGCATGGTTTACTTTTACTTGATAATTTGTAAAGTAGTTTTGGTGGTAACCATGAAAAAATCTCATAGATTTCTCCATTGAAAGCCATTGTGCGTGTAGTAATTAAAAGAGTGTttgatgttgtattattgtttttGCTGATAGAAGATATTGTTATGTTACTTACTTATGTATATATAGTTACGGTATTACCAAATACTTGGTATCTGAGTCTGATATTCTAATTAGGGTAGGATTTGGAAAGTAAGGTggttattattttaatttatgaaatttaaaattcaaaaaaataccTTGGAGGACAAGgcaaaaattaactaaataatctAGGAAAAAGTTTTACTGTATTTCTTGTAAACCTCGAAGTATACTTTTGAATTTACTAGTTGTTGCTCCGCGCCCTAccgggcgcggtgccccaatttggtTAAATCGTTTATACGAAATCAAGGTAGATGCTAGTCAATTATCGGGTTTGCAATATATTCCTAGGTCGTTACGGTAGTTCTATCTAACCTTTTATCTGTTAATAGTTTGAAACGTCCTGCATCTGGGATATAAAGAGCTGAATTCTTCAGCCAATTTGGCTTCTAACACCTGCAATCATGCACAGATAAAAAGGCATATAACATGCCAAAGGTGCTAGGCCATACTATTTTTTAAACGGAGTCGAAGTATAGATACCAGCGTACAACGATAAATAGGCAGACGCGGAAAAAGCGGTGGGTGAAATGAGGAGCGATAGCCATAGTTGAAGTGATGTTTGGCAGCGTAGCTAGTTATATATACATATAATAGAAATTGTTTTTGATAGTAACATGACATAGACGTCTACTGAGTCTGCTGGTTAACTGCCGGTCGGGCGTCAAACTTGCATTAGATTCGAGACACTTGATCGAGCACAAACTACAAAACATGGCCAAAAGTTGGCAAGTTGTCCCCAGCTATTGTAGTTTAGAATAGAGAGACTTGATCAAGCACCCACTTCAGCTCTTGAGTACGGGAAAGAGACTTGTCAGGCACAACACGAATGTAGAATGGAGTATTACCAATTTATTTAGCATGTAGCTAAGGTAGCTCTCTCGTTCCTGCATATAATTGAATGTAATTATGGTGAGCCCTAGACCATAGGTCTGGGTTTGGTTACTGCGTAACACCTGGTTAATCTGGGAGTGGGCAGGTTATCTTTGAGATCAATTACCAGATTGTTAATTCTAAATAGTACATCTGGCTATGCAGAATTCCTGTATTGAAATAGTGGTTCTAGGAATATGTGCACTGCATACATCACACATCGCTTTAAAAGCGTAATGCGTTTGCGAAATTTGTATAGGTAGAATACCTGTGTAGGCATTGAGAACAAGTTTGCTGCTTTCACCTCCAAAAGTATTTCTGCGTTCTCAGTGAATGCAGTGAAAGGATAATTTCCACTATCGCCTGCAGCATCAAATCTCATGGTAAATCTGTGCTCACAAAACATGTCATGGTTGTTATTTGTAATGATAGTTGTTATTACCGTGGAGTGGAAAGAACTTGCTCTTTTAGGCAAGCAGTACATGTATATGCAACACCTACAGTTTCAACGTTGCCTGTGCCACAGTTgctacaaccaaggtataagcgCACATTTCTGCGTTCAAATTCCCTTAGCTTCACATGCAGCCAGTGATGCTCCTCTTGTAAGGTGTTATTAGCCTGACAATTAGAACAAACGGTTTTGCCTTGTCATAATACCCCTCGCTGCCAGAGTCGTCGTTAGTGTACTCAATGTAGTCCTCCTGGTCTGCAATCTCCTTCTCCAGTCGGCGATGAAACTCACATTTCTCCCTTTCACTCACATAAGCTCTGCATAGGTAGTAGGGGCGGACCAACTTTTGCTCCCTCCGTGCTGTGATCATTACCCTAATAGTTCTCTGTAACTAATTGCCTATTATAATCAACAAACACTTTGGATGTTTTGGTTCCCACAGCGAACCATGCAGCCCAAGTCTTACAAACTTCAGCCATACTCTTCTTATCAGGCTTTGCAAGCCTATTAAAGACATTGGAGACCATGTCCTCTAAAGCGAGAACAGGATGGTGTTCAATACCACCAGTTGGTTCGGCCTTTTCTATTCCAGAAGTGACAAATGCCCCTTTACAATTaaactccttttttttttttccagtccACATATCCTCTAAAAAAATCTTCTCGATCACCTTCGTCTATAATAAACGGGCGTGTGCATGTATAATCATACATTTTAGAGAGGGAATGTTGGTTGGAGTTTGTTTAGGGATGCAGGAATTATGATTAAGAGAAGAAGATTGGTGGGTGTTTTTTTGGAATCCTATTATTGGGTTTATATAGTAGTGAAGGAGACGAGCATTTATTAGCAATCATGCACAGTGGAGGACATCCCTTATGACATATGCACAATAGTGAACTTGAACAGTACAGTCTTGTCACTGAACGGCTGAAATATATTGGTGTTCCACTATTCTTCTCAATATTTAATGATATTTGTAGGCTGATTTGTACGGCTGTTTTGAAGAGCAGTTAGTGTATtagattatatttattaatttatattaattatgatAGTACAACTAAATGTTTGGTTAAACTAAGATATGGTAACAGTAATTGTGTTAACCCCATCAATTTAAGGCTGATTTATAACGGTAATATGTAATTACCAGTGTTAAGTTTTGAAGTTTAACATTACTTACGTTCTTTTTAGCAAGTACCGTATTAAACGTCAAAGAAACATTTATCTCTGAACTTAGTGACTTATTAAAGTCATAACCCGTATTCCGCTATCTGTTAGCTTGTCTAAACGTCGGTACTGATCACGTCCTTTTGAGGACGATACACAACACGGTTTTTGAAATACTGGATTAGTATATATAGTAGTTAGACACAAGTGGGTTAACGCGTAAACATCCAGTTGCCACAGGTAAGAAGTAAACTCGGGAATTCTCTGTATTTCTCACAAATTACATAGAACAGCAAGGGTGGACCCTTTTTTTTATCGGGGAATCCCTGAATTTCTCACAAAGTAGACAGAATGACAAGTTTGCGCTTTTTTTTAAAGTGCTGGACGCCTCTAGTGAATAGTATGCATAACTACCGGTTTCAGATACTGTAGAAGCACTCCCATCGCACTCCCAAGGCTTTATTGACAAGCTGGTGACGGCAGACTTTAAGTTCACGTACATCTACATAAGTGGAGAGgccgaaaataaaaataaaaaaaaaagacaaatgtAGCTTTCCAAGCGTAAAATAACCAAACAACACAACTGAACCATTTAATCTTATAGTTTGTCAATTAACTATCAACAGCGTGCATTTCTTGAAAGGTGAATGAACTTACCGGGACAGTGGTAAACATGCTGGTGTATAGGTCGAACTACGAAGCTTCCAAAACCCATGCTTGGTAAGTTGTCGTGTTGTGCGCTCTACAGCAGTTGGTTATTGCTCTTTTTTGCCACGCCGCACGTAACAACAGCTGCATGTGAACACAGGCAGCGTAAGTTAACTCCTGAAGAAATGGGGTAGATGGCAAATTATGTAAATCAGTAACACTGGGCGGCCGCACGACATGCCTACGGATAATAAAAGCAAGAAAACAGTAATGCAAGCCTTTTCTTTATTTAGCGTATGGTTATCGACACACTATACACTATTTGTAGTTCGTCAATTACCCATCAACAATGTGTGTTTCTTGAAATGTGAATGGACTTACTGGGACAGGGGCACACATGCATGTGCAGAGCCCGAACTGTGAAGCCCCCAAAACCGACGCCTGGTAAGTTGTCGTGTTGGGCGCTCTATATCAGTGGAGAATGGCTCAGCCTGACCACGCCGTACGTACCAACAGCTGCATTTGAACAAAGGCAGAGTAAGTTAATTCCTGAAGAGCTGGGGTTAATGGCAAAGTATGTAAATCAGTATGCATTGCTCTGGGAGGCCATACGACATGCCTACGGATAATAAAAGCCAAAAATCAGAAAGGCAGGCCCCTCCTTTATTTACCCTACAGTTAACTACGCACTATACACTACTTGTAGTTTGTCAATAAACCACCAATAACGTGTATTTCTTGAAATGCGAATGAACTTATCCGGACAGGGCACACATGCATGTGCAGAGGCCGaactccaaatcctcaaagatCCACGCTTGGTAATATGTCGTGTTGGTCGCTCCACAACAGTGGGGCATGGCTCATTTTGACCACGCCGCACGTAGCAACAATTGCATTTCAACAAAGACATCGTCAATTAATTCCTTAAGAAATGGGGTAAATGGCAGACTATGTAAATGAGTAAGTGTGACACTGCGGAGCCGTTCGACATGCCTACGGATAATAAATTCCAAAATCGGAAAGGCGGGCCTCGCCTTTATTTTTCGCACGGTTAACGACACACTATACGCTATtcgcagttttttttttttttgtcgctGACTGTTTTTGTTTTCTTGTCTAAAAATTAAGGTTTTTTAGTCGTGTTTTGCGGCTTCGTGTGTTCTTATCGTTACTATCTGCCCCGTTTACAAATAGCTGTAATTTTAGAGCAAAGAGGAACCACTAATTTATTGAAGTGTCCATGTAATTGTAGAGCAAAGAAACACTGCTAATTTATTGCAGTATGAACGAACTTGCCGGGGATGGGGTGCACATACATGTGCAGAGACCGAACTGCAAAGCTTCCTAAACACATGCTTGGTAGGTCGCAGCGTTGGGCGACCGACAGCAGTTAGGTACGGTACGTGTAGATCACACTGCACGTAGCAACAGCTGCATTTGAAAAAGGCAGCATAAGTTAATCCTTGCAGAAATGGGATCATTGGCAAAATATGTAAATCAGTCTTTTCTGCGGTATGTCCTTAATTTATCGTACGTTTAACATCGCGCTTGTTTGTCGAATTTCTTTGTTGTTCTTTTTGCACATGTGTTTGGTTTTTTATATTCACTGGCCATTTAAAACCACCTATAAATGTTGATAAAAGTGGGTAGGTAACGGGCTAACTTTGCTGTAACCCGTTAAGTATCAAACATAACTATTAAATTAGTCTTAATCAGCATGGGTTGTGAGTAGAGTAGTTAAACAAACGGGAAAGAAAATCCTGAGCAAACCATAAAACACCTGTAGTAAAAAAAACGGCGACACAACTCGAGAATTGGCAGGGTTCTGTCCCGGCAGTGACAGTAAGCGACAGTAAGCGACACCAAGCGACAGTAAACAACAAAGCCCAACGGCAAGCATGATAAAACCTGTAACAAGGAAACTCCTAAATCAACAACGAAAGCAGAAAATGTCAACAATGAAAGAAGGAAATGTAGCAAATCAATAGTCAGGAAATCGAGTGGAGTGCAATTTAAATCAAATGTACTCTGTACCTACTTTAACTTTACAAAATGtattaaaaaaggaaaaaaatagtaaaaaaaaaaaaaaaaaaaaaaaaaaaactgaccaCGAAGAAAGGGCTGGGGGATTGAACAAGGCTTTTGAGCTTGTGCTTTCTCTTCTCAAGCTCAGGTGCTGGTTGATCCGGGTTAGCAAACTGGCCTGTAAGTGCAGAATCAAAGATGTTTCTAGAGAAGTCAAGATTTTTGACGAATGACATTGACTTTTATCATTGTTTGGAATCAAAAGTACAACATACCACATCTTTGGCATTGTTTAGGTGAGATAAAATGCACTGAACAATGCAATCAGGCAATGACTTCATTTACTCTTGAAGAATTATCTGTAACAACTAATGAGGACCCAAAATTAGAGATCAAATTAGTCAGTAAAAAAAGAATCAAAGAGTTTTATATTCTGGAAAATACAACTATTTGAATAGTGAATCTAATGCTGGCAGACTGTAGAATATAAATGGTAAACATAAGGAACTCTAAGACTTAAAGTAGTGTCTGAAACTCCTCATGACAAAATTACCAATCGCAAACTAAACCCTGCGT
Protein-coding sequences here:
- the LOC141621004 gene encoding uncharacterized protein LOC141621004 → MAFNGEIYEIFSWLPPKLLYKLSSKSKPCSEFLSESRFVEKQCRNSEIKPVEYILTQDDSNPHSKAQYLRVCTLGDPDHDQASRDRISSMIPSKEFNDLKDNSRVIASSNGILLCQTYNFQKPMKFFLCNPATRSIAYIQPPSKDIMVEDTEVGIDASIACMVFICGKNYSEKPSKFPMDYTLLLFYHTPTWSNYRNVYVLKHGNWELKRENLFIGPGNVDFQNPVHCTDGLYLLSDASYLLHYDIQHGTSRILPLPNEAQDDDIIHTSIGIFGWEKSDMDHSCFRSICLVKIKYSEIISIWTLDIGHMDRDKLIWRETSIMNKSRVDDLGIEGFVSWRPSFAIIEKKLIMAAGRHVYSYCLEDMNMLRKAKRVSKINGDPSGPFRFYSYSSTLRPCNKDIITGLMSS